From one Lotus japonicus ecotype B-129 chromosome 3, LjGifu_v1.2 genomic stretch:
- the LOC130747481 gene encoding probable pinoresinol-lariciresinol reductase 3 isoform X3, whose translation MEEKSKILIIGATGFLGYNLAETSLKFGHPTFALVRDSAFSDPIKSQKLQFLSHAGATLLKGSLQDEASIVDAVKLVDVVICAVSSKQTLDQKLLIRVIKQLGTIKVLLPSLAQPGLEAPPRDKVTIFGDGNTKAVFMKESDVAAFTISAVDDPRTLNKVVYLRPPGNVYSLNELVEMWETKIGKKLEKLHVLEEELLTKINGTSFPSNSKMLFIYSAFIKGDHTYFDIESSSGVNGTELYPQLKYTTVSEFLDTLI comes from the exons ATGGAGGAGAAGAGCAAAATCTTGATAATTGGGGCAACTGGATTCCTAGGTTACAATCTAGCAGAGACAAGCCTCAAATTTGGTCACCCCACATTTGCTCTTGTTAGAGACTCTGCATTTTCTGACCCCATCAAATCCCAAAAGCTTCAATTCCTTTCCCATGCCGGAGCCACCCTTCTCAAAGGTTCGCTTCAAGACGAAGCTAGCATTGTTGATGCTGTCAAGTTAGTAGATGTCGTCATTTGTGCTGTTTCGTCTAAACAGACTCTTGATCAAAAACTTCTCATCAGGGTTATCAAACAACTGGGCACTATCAAG gttttgcttccttctcttgcTCAACCAGGCTTAGAAGCTCCTCCACGTGATAAGGTCACCATATTTGGTGATGGGAATACCAAAG CTGTTTTTATGAAGGAAAGTGATGTTGCTGCCTTCACTATCAGTGCAGTTGACGACCCCCGTACGTTAAATAAAGTGGTGTACTTGAGACCCCCAGGAAATGTTTATTCTTTGAATGAGCTGGTTGAGATGTGGGAGACTAAGATTGGGAAGAAGCTTGAGAAATTGCATGTCTTAGAAGAAGAGCTGCTCACGAAAATCAACG GAACTTCTTTCCCTTCCAACTCCAAAATGCTTTTTATATATTCTGCTTTCATCAAGGGAGATCACACATACTTTGATATTGAGTCATCCTCTGGTGTGAATGGTACAGAACTGTATCCGCAACTGAAATATACCACTGTCAGTGAATTCTTAGACACACTAATTTAG
- the LOC130747480 gene encoding phenylcoumaran benzylic ether reductase POP1-like isoform X1 yields MGAAKILVIGGTGFMGKFVVEASVKAGHPTFVLVRDSTLSNPQKSTIIHHFKTLGVNILLGDIHDHQSLVKAIKQVDVVISTVNHAQVADQFKIISAIKEAGNVKRFFPSEFGFDVDRKQGPVMAKAIFESKSKIRRAIEAEGIPHTYVVANILARHFLPTQPELRAIAAPLDKVVIFGDGNLKGTFNPEEAIATFTIRTVDDPRTLNKVLYIRPPANTISYNDLVSLWEKKTGKTLERVYIPEEQVLKLIQESSYPINMALSICHAAYLCQDYINIEIEPSLGYEASDLYAEVKYTTVDGFLEENKARTPFYLNQFVPINN; encoded by the exons ATGGGTGCAGCAAAGATTCTGGTGATAGGAGGAACAGGGTTCATGGGGAAGTTCGTGGTGGAGGCAAGCGTTAAAGCTGGCCACCCCACCTTCGTCCTTGTGCGAGACTCAACTCTTTCCAACCCACAAAAATCAACTATCATCCATCATTTCAAAACCTTGGGTGTCAACATTCTCTTG GGAGATATACATGACCACCAGAGTTTGGTTAAGGCCATAAAGCAAGTGGACGTGGTAATCTCAACCGTGAATCATGCGCAAGTAGCTGATCAATTTAAGATCATTTCCGCTATTAAAGAAGCAGGAAACGTCAAG AGGTTTTTTCCTTCAGAGTTTGGATTTGATGTGGACCGAAAACAAGGACCTGTGATGGCTAAGGCTATTTTTGAGAGTAAGTCCAAAATCCGCAGAGCCATTGAGGCTGAAGGAATCCCCCATACCTATGTGGTGGCTAACATACTTGCTAGACACTTCCTACCAACACAGCCAGAGCTTAGAGCCATAGCTGCGCCATTAGATAAAGTCGTTATCTTTGGAGATGGAAACCTCAAAG GTACTTTTAATCCCGAAGAGGCTATTGCCACTTTCACCATcagaactgttgatgatccaaGAACCTTGAACAAAGTTCTCTATATTAGACCCCCAGCCAACACCATATCATATAATGACCTAGTATCTCTGTGGGAGAAGAAGACTGGGAAGACTCTTGAAAGAGTTTACATTCCAGAGGAGCAAGTATTGAAGCTTATTCAAG AGTCCTCCTATCCCATAAATATGGCTCTGTCAATTTGCCACGCTGCATATTTGTGTCAAGATTACATTAACATTGAAATTGAGCCCTCATTAGGATATGAAGCTTCAGATCTCTATGCTGAAGTCAAATACACCACTGTTGATGGATTCCTTGAGGAAAATAAGGCTCGCACGCCCTTTTACTTAAACCAGTTTGTGCCCATCAACAATTGA
- the LOC130747479 gene encoding transcription factor bHLH63-like, translated as MLHCLNTSGTVGGGGGGACSDMTVLERQRVSSKKWQHEQEHENQGYFCGGGADSALGEVVARSVKPDPGFENGWPELGKFVVAGFGSGFDASSAISRTCSNGDLVSATKKMMGSVSGKESLKKRKADNKAQNSNSKVFVESDSKDKRIKVSGEEGESKTTEKTSNKNTKSCTNRNSRETSEDTSKENSKGSEVQNQKPEYIHVRARRGQATDSHSLAERIRREKISERMKYLQDLVPGCNKIAGKAGMLDEIINYVQSLQRQVEFLSMKLAAVNPRLDFNIDELFVKEVFPACAQSFPSIGMQSDMTNHPAYLQFNSAQQLVSYCGGLVNNTEIIPTDMGVRRNMNVPVSMPETFLDSSCFTQILPSLSWEGDFQNLQSVAFDQGRSSSFPSQPFTDLVEASDLKMEM; from the exons ATGTTGCACTGTCTCAACACTTCAGGGACTGtgggaggtggaggaggaggagcttgtTCCGACATGACAGTGCTGGAAAGGCAAAGGGTAAGCAGCAAGAAGTGGCAGCATGAGCAGGAGCATGAGAATCAAGGCTATttttgtggtggtggtgctgaTTCTGCGCTTGGTGAGGTGGTGGCTCGCTCTGTGAAACCTGACCCGGGTTTTGAAAACGGGTGGCCTGAATTGGGAAAGTTTGTTGTTGCGGGATTCGGGTCTGGGTTTGATGCTAGCTCTGCAATTTCAAGGACTTGTAGCAATGGTGACTTGGTTTCTGCTACCAAGAAGATGATGGGTTCCGTGAGTGGGAAAGAAAGCTTGAAGAAGAGGAAAGCTGATAATAAGGCTCAGAATTCCAATTCCAAG GTTTTTGTGGAGAGTGATAGCAAAGACAAGAGGATCAAAGTGAGTGGTGAGGAAGGGGAATCCAAAACCACAGAGAAAACCAGCAACAAGAATACCAAGTCCTGCACAAACAGAAACAGCAGGGAAACTTCTGAGGATACTTCCAAGGAGAATTCAAAAGGGTCTGAGGTTCAGAACCAAAAGCCTGAATACATTCATGTCCGAGCACGTCGTGGTCAAGCCACGGATAGTCATAGCTTAGCTGAAAGG ATTAGAAGGGAGAAAATTAGCGAGAGGATGAAGTATTTACAAGATTTAGTACCCGGTTGCAACAAAATTGCAGGAAAAGCTGGAATGCTTGATGAAATCATTAACTACGTTCAGTCTCTTCAACGACAAGTTGAG TTCCTGTCAATGAAATTAGCTGCTGTAAATCCAAGGCTTGACTTCAACATTGATGAATTGTTTGTCAAAGAG GTGTTTCCTgcttgtgctcaaagttttccATCCATAGGGATGCAATCAGACATGACCAACCACCCCGCATATCTACAATTCAATTCAGCACAACAACTTGTTTCCTATTGTGGTGGATTAGTAAACAACACAGAGATAATCCCTACGGATATGGGGGTTCGAAGGAACATGAATGTCCCTGTATCTATGCCTGAAACGTTTCTTGACTCATCATGTTTCACT CAAATTCTACCCTCCTTATCATGGGAAGGTGATTTCCAAAACCTCCAAAGTGTGGCTTTTGAccaaggaagatcatcatccttTCCTTCTCAGCCATTTACAG ATTTGGTTGAAGCCAGTGACCTGAAGATGGAGATGTAA
- the LOC130747481 gene encoding probable pinoresinol-lariciresinol reductase 3 isoform X1 has protein sequence MEEKSKILIIGATGFLGYNLAETSLKFGHPTFALVRDSAFSDPIKSQKLQFLSHAGATLLKGSLQDEASIVDAVKLVDVVICAVSSKQTLDQKLLIRVIKQLGTIKRFVPSEFGSDPIKARVTELDDGYNFYAPKIEIRRLVEAEGIPYTYISCNFFMKVLLPSLAQPGLEAPPRDKVTIFGDGNTKAVFMKESDVAAFTISAVDDPRTLNKVVYLRPPGNVYSLNELVEMWETKIGKKLEKLHVLEEELLTKINGTSFPSNSKMLFIYSAFIKGDHTYFDIESSSGVNGTELYPQLKYTTVSEFLDTLI, from the exons ATGGAGGAGAAGAGCAAAATCTTGATAATTGGGGCAACTGGATTCCTAGGTTACAATCTAGCAGAGACAAGCCTCAAATTTGGTCACCCCACATTTGCTCTTGTTAGAGACTCTGCATTTTCTGACCCCATCAAATCCCAAAAGCTTCAATTCCTTTCCCATGCCGGAGCCACCCTTCTCAAAGGTTCGCTTCAAGACGAAGCTAGCATTGTTGATGCTGTCAAGTTAGTAGATGTCGTCATTTGTGCTGTTTCGTCTAAACAGACTCTTGATCAAAAACTTCTCATCAGGGTTATCAAACAACTGGGCACTATCAAG AGGTTCGTCCCATCTGAATTTGGATCAGATCCTATCAAGGCTCGAGTAACTGAGCTTGATGATGGctataatttctatgcacccAAAATTGAAATTCGGCGGCTCGTGGAGGCTGAAGGCATTCCATATACTTATATCTCGTGCAATTTCTTCATGAAGgttttgcttccttctcttgcTCAACCAGGCTTAGAAGCTCCTCCACGTGATAAGGTCACCATATTTGGTGATGGGAATACCAAAG CTGTTTTTATGAAGGAAAGTGATGTTGCTGCCTTCACTATCAGTGCAGTTGACGACCCCCGTACGTTAAATAAAGTGGTGTACTTGAGACCCCCAGGAAATGTTTATTCTTTGAATGAGCTGGTTGAGATGTGGGAGACTAAGATTGGGAAGAAGCTTGAGAAATTGCATGTCTTAGAAGAAGAGCTGCTCACGAAAATCAACG GAACTTCTTTCCCTTCCAACTCCAAAATGCTTTTTATATATTCTGCTTTCATCAAGGGAGATCACACATACTTTGATATTGAGTCATCCTCTGGTGTGAATGGTACAGAACTGTATCCGCAACTGAAATATACCACTGTCAGTGAATTCTTAGACACACTAATTTAG
- the LOC130747480 gene encoding phenylcoumaran benzylic ether reductase Pyrc5-like isoform X2: MSYVSYSGDIHDHQSLVKAIKQVDVVISTVNHAQVADQFKIISAIKEAGNVKRFFPSEFGFDVDRKQGPVMAKAIFESKSKIRRAIEAEGIPHTYVVANILARHFLPTQPELRAIAAPLDKVVIFGDGNLKGTFNPEEAIATFTIRTVDDPRTLNKVLYIRPPANTISYNDLVSLWEKKTGKTLERVYIPEEQVLKLIQESSYPINMALSICHAAYLCQDYINIEIEPSLGYEASDLYAEVKYTTVDGFLEENKARTPFYLNQFVPINN; encoded by the exons atgtcatatgtgtCATACTCG GGAGATATACATGACCACCAGAGTTTGGTTAAGGCCATAAAGCAAGTGGACGTGGTAATCTCAACCGTGAATCATGCGCAAGTAGCTGATCAATTTAAGATCATTTCCGCTATTAAAGAAGCAGGAAACGTCAAG AGGTTTTTTCCTTCAGAGTTTGGATTTGATGTGGACCGAAAACAAGGACCTGTGATGGCTAAGGCTATTTTTGAGAGTAAGTCCAAAATCCGCAGAGCCATTGAGGCTGAAGGAATCCCCCATACCTATGTGGTGGCTAACATACTTGCTAGACACTTCCTACCAACACAGCCAGAGCTTAGAGCCATAGCTGCGCCATTAGATAAAGTCGTTATCTTTGGAGATGGAAACCTCAAAG GTACTTTTAATCCCGAAGAGGCTATTGCCACTTTCACCATcagaactgttgatgatccaaGAACCTTGAACAAAGTTCTCTATATTAGACCCCCAGCCAACACCATATCATATAATGACCTAGTATCTCTGTGGGAGAAGAAGACTGGGAAGACTCTTGAAAGAGTTTACATTCCAGAGGAGCAAGTATTGAAGCTTATTCAAG AGTCCTCCTATCCCATAAATATGGCTCTGTCAATTTGCCACGCTGCATATTTGTGTCAAGATTACATTAACATTGAAATTGAGCCCTCATTAGGATATGAAGCTTCAGATCTCTATGCTGAAGTCAAATACACCACTGTTGATGGATTCCTTGAGGAAAATAAGGCTCGCACGCCCTTTTACTTAAACCAGTTTGTGCCCATCAACAATTGA
- the LOC130743033 gene encoding uncharacterized protein LOC130743033: MPIADEIFGPVMALMKFNMHCDQEPRHSKHCVKSIHAGIIWINCYFAFGRDFGMEALYKYLQVKSVAPSDSFSHLGVCGDHSCSKSATQHCVIPKGLPVAMRLLVKSFLSHWLKAMEFLKSLEMVFY, from the exons ATGCCTATTGCAGATGAAATATTTGGTCCTGTGATGGCACTGATGAAATTTAA CATGCATTGTGACCAAGAGCCTAGACATAGCAAACACTGTGTCAAGTCGATTCACGCGGGCATTATTTGGATCAATTGTTATTTTGCCTTTGGGAGGGATTTTGGAATGGAAGCTCTCTACAAGTACTTGCAAGTTAAATCTGTT GCACCTTCTGACTCCTTTTCTCACTTAGGCGTTTGTGGAGACCATTCTTGCTCCAAATCTGCTACTCAACATTGTGTTATTCCGAAAG GCCTGCCAGTTGCAATGAGGTTATTAGTCAAAAGTTTTTTGTCCCATTGGCTTAAG GCAATGGAATTTCtcaagtcccttgag ATGGTGTTCTATTGA
- the LOC130747481 gene encoding probable pinoresinol-lariciresinol reductase 3 isoform X2: MEEKSKILIIGATGFLGYNLAETSLKFGHPTFALVRDSAFSDPIKSQKLQFLSHAGATLLKGSLQDEASIVDAVKLVDVVICAVSSKQTLDQKLLIRVIKQLGTIKRFVPSEFGSDPIKARVTELDDGYNFYAPKIEIRRLVEAEGIPYTYISCNFFMKVLLPSLAQPGLEAPPRDKVTIFGDGNTKAVFMKESDVAAFTISAVDDPRTLNKVVYLRPPGNVYSLNELVEMWETKIGKKLEKLHVLEEELLTKINGTSFPSNSKMLFIYSAFIKGDHTYFDIESSSGVNVWKDFS, encoded by the exons ATGGAGGAGAAGAGCAAAATCTTGATAATTGGGGCAACTGGATTCCTAGGTTACAATCTAGCAGAGACAAGCCTCAAATTTGGTCACCCCACATTTGCTCTTGTTAGAGACTCTGCATTTTCTGACCCCATCAAATCCCAAAAGCTTCAATTCCTTTCCCATGCCGGAGCCACCCTTCTCAAAGGTTCGCTTCAAGACGAAGCTAGCATTGTTGATGCTGTCAAGTTAGTAGATGTCGTCATTTGTGCTGTTTCGTCTAAACAGACTCTTGATCAAAAACTTCTCATCAGGGTTATCAAACAACTGGGCACTATCAAG AGGTTCGTCCCATCTGAATTTGGATCAGATCCTATCAAGGCTCGAGTAACTGAGCTTGATGATGGctataatttctatgcacccAAAATTGAAATTCGGCGGCTCGTGGAGGCTGAAGGCATTCCATATACTTATATCTCGTGCAATTTCTTCATGAAGgttttgcttccttctcttgcTCAACCAGGCTTAGAAGCTCCTCCACGTGATAAGGTCACCATATTTGGTGATGGGAATACCAAAG CTGTTTTTATGAAGGAAAGTGATGTTGCTGCCTTCACTATCAGTGCAGTTGACGACCCCCGTACGTTAAATAAAGTGGTGTACTTGAGACCCCCAGGAAATGTTTATTCTTTGAATGAGCTGGTTGAGATGTGGGAGACTAAGATTGGGAAGAAGCTTGAGAAATTGCATGTCTTAGAAGAAGAGCTGCTCACGAAAATCAACG GAACTTCTTTCCCTTCCAACTCCAAAATGCTTTTTATATATTCTGCTTTCATCAAGGGAGATCACACATACTTTGATATTGAGTCATCCTCTGGTGTGAATG TGTGGAAGGATTTCAGCTAG